In Carassius auratus strain Wakin chromosome 36, ASM336829v1, whole genome shotgun sequence, the following are encoded in one genomic region:
- the larp6b gene encoding la-related protein 6b: MSSPGFTDIFHCEVTQQSTGPFSYTDDGLNDSLDGSSTELTDVFEEFCDGELWIPPNDDLTQKIAAQLEHYLSDENLADDAFLLKHVQRNKMGYVSLKLLTSFKKIRDLTRDWRTTLVAARASPQLEVNEMETKVRRRTPVPDWLLCIPTSKLLLAWNFLDCIEPVKDEVNRSPGVEQLGIMEAAMRVFSPYGTISSLRILRPGKEIPTELKRYTKKHLELGRKVCAVVEYEYLEGARKAYEALKKEEQQQGGRGICVVLLGSRGTRKPGWSQGLVEEESEEGVDNENLKKPNRKSRRFLYSLEDSAVCSSSESDFAPASPRPNRRVSRPQAQYGSPLAIPRISTFRSDPYRNPLGSPVASPLLPRKLFPCSHVTSPLATHPFTSSPTVAATSSFSKYKGSGELSPDDLGFTSSPWVQRRKNAAQAIQPEKGSSVSPSQIKKSLSVLVVRQPVGPDGTKGFHNCIGRGKVLLPH; this comes from the exons ATGTCTTCACCTGGTTTTACTGACATCTTCCATTGTGAAGTCACTCAGCAATCAACTGGGCCCTTCTCATACACTGATGATGGGCTAAATGATAGTTTGGACGG GAGTTCAACTGAGTTGACCGATGTTTTTGAGGAATTCTGTGATGGGGAACTCTGGATTCCTCCGAATGATGATTTGACACAAAAAATTGCTGCCCAGCTTGAGCACTACCTTTCTGATGAGAATCTAGCAGATGATGCGTTCCTGCTAAAACACGTCCAAAGAAATAAGATGGGTTATGTCAGTTTGAAGCTGCTCACATCTTTCAAGAAG ATTCGAGATCTCACGCGTGACTGGCGCACCACACTAGTGGCTGCAAGAGCGTCTCCGCAGCTGGAAGTGAATGAGATGGAAACCAAGGTGCGAAGAAGAACTCCAGTACCTGATTGGCTCTTGTGCATTCCCACGAGCAAGCTACTTCTGGCTTGGAACTTCCTGGACTGTATTGAACCGGTCAAAGATGAGGTGAACCGGTCACCGGGTGTGGAGCAGCTAGGCATCATGGAAGCAGCAATGCGGGTGTTTTCTCCCTACGGCACTATTTCATCTCTCCGCATTCTGCGCCCTGGAAAAGAGATCCCTACGGAGTTAAAACGCTATACTAAGAAACACCTTGAACTGGGGCGCAAAGTGTGTGCTGTGGTGGAGTATGAGTATCTGGAGGGTGCACGCAAGGCCTACGAAGCCCTGAAGAAAGAAGAGCAGCAGCAGGGAGGAAGGGGCATTTGTGTGGTCCTGCTAGGAAGCCGTGGAACTCGTAAGCCAGGATGGAGCCAAGGCCTAGTGGAGGAAGAGTCTGAAGAAGGTGTGGACAATGAGAATTTAAAAAAGCCAAACCGAAAATCCAGGCGCTTCCTTTATTCTCTGGAGGATTCGGCTGTTTGCAGTTCTTCAGAGTCTGACTTTGCCCCTGCTTCGCCCCGGCCTAACCGCAGGGTCTCCCGGCCTCAGGCCCAATACGGCAGCCCCCTTGCCATACCGCGGATATCAACTTTCCGCTCTGACCCTTACAGGAATCCCCTTGGCAGTCCTGTTGCAAGCCCCCTCTTGCCTCGCAAGCTTTTTCCTTGCAGTCATGTGACCTCTCCTCTGGCCACCCATCCTTTCACTAGCTCGCCCACTGTAGCTGCTACATCCTCCTTCAGCAAGTACAAGGGCTCGGGTGAGCTCTCCCCAGATGATTTGGGCTTTACAAGCAGTCCTTGGGTCCAGAGACGTAAAAATGCTGCCCAGGCCATTCAGCCTGAGAAGGGCAGCTCTGTGTCACCCAGTCAGATAAAGAAGTCTTTAAGTGTCCTGGTTGTGCGCCAGCCTGTCGGCCCTGATGGCACCAAAGGGTTTCATAATTGCATTGGTAGAGGAAAGGTCCTTCTTCCACACTAG
- the LOC113055153 gene encoding growth arrest and DNA damage-inducible protein GADD45 beta-like, which translates to MTLEEVVGCNMTDKKMDSVSQALEELLVAAQRQDCLTVGVYESAKLMNVDPDCVVLCVLATDEEDQDDIALQIHFTLLQAFCCDNDINILRVSGLRRLAQVLGEPATVDNSEPRDFHCIIVTNPQCQPLKCQALKDVGNYCEESRCKNQWIPCLSLQER; encoded by the exons ATGACCCTGGAAGAAGTCGTTGGATGCAATATGACTGATAAAAA AATGGATTCCGTGAGCCAAGCATTGGAAGAGCTGCTGGTAGCAGCACAGAGACAGGACTGTCTCACAGTCGGCGTTTATGAGTCTGCGAAACTGATGAATGT AGACCCAGATTGTGTCGTACTGTGCGTCCTGGCCACCGATGAAGAGGACCAGGACGATATTGCGCTGCAGATTCACTTCACGCTCCTTCAGGCGTTCTGCTGCGACAACGACATCAACATCCTGCGGGTGTCTGGACTGAGACGCCTCGCGCAGGTGCTCGGGGAGCCAGCCACCGTGGACAACAGCGAGCCGAGGGACTTCCACTGCATCATAGTCACT AACCCTCAATGCCAGCCGCTCAAATGCCAGGCACTGAAGGACGTGGGCAACTACTGTGAAGAGAGCCGTTGCAAAAACCAATGGATTCCCTGTCTGTCCCTGCAAGAACGCTGA